A region of Synergistaceae bacterium DNA encodes the following proteins:
- a CDS encoding purine-nucleoside phosphorylase → MRQVKKFFAALFILAALLVNVSLAEELVDYDYDDAQEALNYISQFVKVSPDIAIITGSGLGTVANIIENQIIIDTHDIPNWPISRAPGHEGRIILGQISGKNIILLQGRVHYYSGYSMEAVIFPIRVLGIMGVKNLIITNAVGAINTNFKAGDIIAIRDHINLLPNPLRGRNDKRFNTRFPDMTQVYDKKFLAFLESLGLKTGVYLANPGPSYETPAEVNMLRILGADLAGMSSAPEAVTAHAMGIKVCMLSCVANMAAGIESDKILTGQDVINVMRENASNLANIIVKLIESI, encoded by the coding sequence ATGAGACAAGTTAAGAAATTTTTTGCGGCTTTATTTATTCTCGCTGCGTTATTAGTAAATGTTTCACTCGCTGAAGAACTAGTAGATTATGACTATGATGACGCCCAGGAAGCACTAAATTATATAAGCCAGTTCGTAAAAGTATCGCCCGATATTGCAATAATAACAGGTTCAGGACTCGGCACTGTAGCAAATATAATCGAGAATCAAATTATTATTGACACTCACGATATACCAAACTGGCCGATTTCAAGAGCACCCGGGCACGAAGGGAGAATAATTCTCGGTCAGATTTCAGGCAAAAATATAATATTACTTCAAGGCCGCGTGCATTATTATTCGGGTTATTCTATGGAGGCCGTTATTTTTCCGATTAGAGTTCTGGGAATTATGGGCGTTAAGAATTTAATAATAACAAATGCAGTCGGAGCTATTAATACAAATTTTAAAGCCGGCGATATTATTGCAATTCGAGATCATATAAATTTATTGCCTAATCCGCTAAGGGGGCGCAATGACAAAAGATTTAACACGAGATTTCCGGATATGACTCAAGTCTATGATAAAAAATTTCTCGCATTTCTTGAATCACTGGGACTCAAAACAGGCGTTTATCTCGCAAATCCCGGCCCTTCTTATGAGACTCCTGCTGAAGTTAATATGCTTAGAATATTAGGTGCTGATCTTGCCGGTATGTCGTCAGCTCCTGAAGCTGTAACAGCTCACGCAATGGGAATAAAAGTTTGTATGCTCTCTTGTGTTGCTAACATGGCCGCAGGAATCGAAAGCGATAAAATTTTAACAGGGCAGGATGTTATTAACGTCATGAGAGAAAATGCAAGTAATCTCGCAAATATCATAGTAAAGTTAATAGAAAGTATTTAG
- a CDS encoding purine-nucleoside phosphorylase: MSEYTYEDARESLNYLAQYIKEVSAQPEIAVVTGSGLGDIADFAANKIIIDVKNIPNWPNSTAPGHSGKIILGEIAGRNIIMLQGRVHYYEGYSMKAVTFPTRVLGMMGVKFLIATNASGAINKDFKPGEIIAVRDHINFMGANPLVGPDEPRWNSRFPDMSCAYYPGFLDTLKKFGLRTGVYAAFMGPSFETPAEIRMAGLLGADLAGMSTIPEVVAANSMDIKVCVLSCVANMAAGIESDKILTEAEVLMNMKKITPKVADIIIRLIESL, translated from the coding sequence ATGTCTGAATACACTTACGAGGACGCACGGGAATCACTAAATTATCTCGCGCAATATATAAAAGAAGTTTCTGCCCAGCCGGAAATCGCAGTAGTAACAGGTTCAGGACTCGGAGATATTGCGGACTTTGCAGCAAATAAAATTATAATCGATGTAAAGAATATACCGAATTGGCCGAATTCTACCGCGCCGGGACATTCAGGGAAGATTATTCTCGGAGAAATCGCCGGGAGAAATATAATCATGCTTCAAGGCCGTGTGCATTATTATGAGGGTTATTCTATGAAAGCTGTAACTTTTCCGACTCGAGTTCTCGGAATGATGGGCGTTAAATTTTTGATCGCAACAAATGCGTCCGGAGCAATTAATAAAGATTTCAAGCCCGGTGAAATTATCGCAGTCAGAGATCATATTAATTTTATGGGAGCTAATCCCTTAGTCGGCCCCGATGAACCCCGCTGGAATTCGCGATTTCCTGACATGAGCTGTGCTTATTATCCGGGATTTCTTGACACTCTCAAAAAATTCGGCTTGCGTACTGGAGTCTATGCTGCTTTTATGGGACCTTCTTTTGAGACTCCTGCTGAAATAAGAATGGCCGGGCTTCTCGGTGCTGACTTGGCCGGAATGTCAACGATCCCCGAAGTAGTTGCTGCTAATTCTATGGATATTAAAGTCTGCGTGCTTTCATGTGTCGCTAATATGGCCGCAGGAATAGAATCCGATAAAATTTTGACTGAAGCTGAAGTATTAATGAATATGAAGAAAATTACACCAAAAGTCGCTGATATTATTATAAGATTAATAGAAAGTTTATAG
- a CDS encoding C_GCAxxG_C_C family protein has product MSLKQDKAVELKNRTGDSHYNCCQAVACVFAEEVGLDENILRKLGAGFGLGMGCTEGTCGALCGAEMILGLTKYKGSPIRNQAAELHKKFSAKCGASICKDIKGVGTGKILCSCDDCVRNGVELVEEFINA; this is encoded by the coding sequence ATGTCATTAAAACAGGATAAAGCTGTAGAACTCAAGAACAGGACGGGCGACTCACATTATAATTGCTGTCAGGCAGTAGCTTGTGTATTTGCTGAAGAAGTAGGACTCGACGAGAATATTTTGCGAAAACTGGGCGCGGGATTTGGACTCGGAATGGGCTGCACTGAAGGAACTTGCGGGGCTTTGTGCGGTGCTGAGATGATTCTGGGACTCACGAAATATAAAGGCTCACCTATTCGCAATCAGGCGGCAGAACTTCACAAAAAATTTTCGGCCAAGTGCGGAGCTTCAATCTGCAAAGATATTAAAGGAGTAGGCACGGGCAAAATATTATGTTCATGCGATGACTGCGTGAGAAACGGAGTCGAACTCGTTGAAGAATTCATAAACGCGTAA
- a CDS encoding nitroreductase family protein produces MTKYHESCKIAHHITSHHYYYALKQFVKKFLGAKNVERVRRVKSAINAAKNDWHKTKHTQQNEREQKIYSVLMSVHMLEKALAMNNTKYLDAINYNNLIQNIADLLDSGVSADSFETAGSIAIIKFALKTLSGHEDSRNKLDSLIAKYNIPENLFKGGCERFTKSEILKYNPENWREFVRARHSVRRFKNSIISSGIINEIINDAKYYPSACNRQPCKVYYSMNPEITAKILRNCDGFVTNSGDIHNCFIVTCDRSLLNQAELNDQELLNSGIFLGYLVMSIHAHGLGSCLFQFLQVNSRQESIKREFGIKSSEIIAAFVGFGELEDEVITACADRRPNIINVIE; encoded by the coding sequence TTGACAAAATATCATGAATCGTGTAAAATTGCACATCACATCACATCACATCACTATTATTATGCACTTAAACAATTTGTTAAAAAATTTCTAGGTGCAAAGAATGTCGAACGAGTCAGACGCGTAAAAAGCGCAATTAACGCAGCAAAAAATGACTGGCATAAAACAAAGCATACTCAACAGAACGAACGCGAGCAGAAAATTTATTCAGTGCTTATGTCGGTTCACATGCTTGAGAAGGCTTTAGCTATGAATAACACAAAATATCTTGACGCAATAAATTATAATAACTTAATTCAAAATATTGCTGATTTGCTGGATTCGGGAGTCAGTGCTGATTCATTCGAGACGGCCGGGAGTATAGCTATAATAAAATTTGCGTTAAAGACTCTTTCAGGACATGAGGACTCAAGAAATAAATTAGATTCGTTAATTGCAAAATATAATATTCCTGAAAATTTATTTAAAGGCGGCTGCGAGAGATTCACGAAATCAGAAATCTTGAAATATAATCCTGAAAATTGGCGGGAATTTGTGCGTGCTCGTCATTCTGTCAGGAGATTCAAGAATTCAATAATAAGCAGCGGGATAATTAACGAAATAATTAACGACGCAAAATATTATCCTTCAGCATGTAACAGGCAGCCCTGTAAAGTTTATTACTCAATGAATCCGGAAATCACTGCGAAAATTTTGCGGAACTGCGACGGTTTTGTTACGAATTCCGGCGATATTCATAATTGTTTTATAGTAACTTGCGACAGGTCATTATTAAATCAGGCCGAACTTAACGATCAGGAATTATTAAACTCGGGAATATTTCTCGGCTATCTAGTAATGTCAATACATGCTCACGGGCTGGGGTCGTGCTTATTTCAATTTTTGCAGGTCAACAGCAGGCAGGAATCAATTAAACGCGAATTCGGCATAAAATCAAGTGAGATAATAGCGGCATTTGTAGGATTCGGGGAACTTGAAGACGAGGTTATTACGGCATGTGCAGACAGGAGGCCGAATATAATTAATGTGATAGAATGA
- a CDS encoding acyltransferase family protein: MTTARHERNSALELLRIISMFAIVLGHFTRHGGFKFPIDSLAFNRLWLQFIQFGNYGNDIFIMLTGYFLVKSSGVKIHKIFNLWLRIFFYSAGIFAIFLAFGLVKFSQDLLLRSLLPTIRNQYWFASKYLLLYIIHGWLNRFLAIITKLGYIVILLAIIIYCNFFIDTSNTIKFICLYSIGGYVRLHADNLGSKKFIWLGLGLVMLHYLGVIFLDIFAIEFEHDEMMRPLIILASLCFVIGFKHLNIKHNELINLSASAVFGVYLIHDNKLVSPFLWEKVFNNSAFQESNYLVIYSLFAAGLVYISCTVIELARSKIFKTLSHSKLS, encoded by the coding sequence ATGACAACAGCCCGGCATGAAAGAAATTCCGCGCTTGAGTTACTGCGAATAATATCGATGTTTGCTATAGTACTGGGACATTTCACGAGGCACGGGGGATTTAAATTTCCGATTGACTCATTAGCATTTAATAGATTATGGCTGCAATTTATACAATTTGGGAATTACGGCAATGATATATTTATCATGTTGACGGGGTATTTTCTCGTGAAGTCTTCAGGCGTAAAGATTCATAAAATATTTAATTTATGGCTGCGGATATTCTTTTATTCAGCGGGTATATTTGCGATATTCTTAGCGTTCGGGCTTGTGAAGTTCTCTCAAGATTTATTATTGCGTTCCTTGCTGCCCACAATCAGGAATCAATACTGGTTCGCTAGTAAATATTTATTATTGTATATAATTCACGGCTGGCTGAATAGATTTCTAGCAATTATCACAAAACTGGGCTATATAGTAATCTTGCTTGCGATAATAATTTACTGCAATTTCTTTATCGACACCAGCAACACTATAAAATTTATATGCTTGTATTCAATCGGCGGTTATGTGAGATTACACGCTGATAATTTAGGCAGTAAAAAATTTATATGGCTGGGACTTGGCCTTGTTATGCTGCACTATTTAGGGGTAATATTTCTTGATATATTTGCTATAGAGTTCGAACATGACGAGATGATGAGGCCGTTAATAATTCTAGCGAGTCTTTGTTTTGTGATAGGCTTTAAACACTTGAATATAAAGCATAATGAGTTAATAAATTTATCAGCGTCTGCAGTGTTCGGAGTGTATTTAATTCATGATAACAAATTAGTATCTCCGTTCTTATGGGAGAAAGTTTTTAATAATTCAGCGTTTCAAGAAAGTAATTATTTAGTGATATATTCATTATTTGCGGCGGGACTCGTGTATATTTCGTGCACTGTTATAGAACTTGCTAGGAGTAAAATTTTTAAGACTCTTTCACACAGTAAATTATCATAA
- a CDS encoding acyltransferase produces the protein MICAYNDNIGVRSQESGVRSQESGVREKRNSALELLRIAAMLMIVACHTNHANFNFPVDTITINHLWQQFLGMGGPLGNNIFVLISGYFLIKSPGIKFRKLIDLALRMLFYSIIFYAIFIMCGSEKFSIKTLLENIRPGRYWFASAYLMMYLLHGWLNKFLTNLTRDDYKKFLMSIFLYWSIITMLTGLTLHGNHLTNFICLYSLAGYVRIHADNFGAGKSAKFIWLGIGFIALNYLIIIITDLLGIRLLFIRRYIGYFTGMMRPFTILAGLCLLIGFKNLNISYSKIINILGAATFGVYLIHENIFVWQFLWRRLFHNATYQDSPYLIPYSILVILLVYVTCSIIEIIRSKIFKTLSRGYLS, from the coding sequence TTGATATGCGCATATAATGATAATATAGGAGTCAGGAGTCAGGAGTCAGGAGTCAGGAGTCAGGAGTCAGGAGTCAGGGAAAAGAGAAATTCTGCGCTTGAACTCTTAAGAATTGCAGCAATGTTAATGATTGTAGCATGTCATACTAATCACGCTAATTTTAATTTTCCAGTAGATACAATAACAATAAATCATCTTTGGCAGCAATTTTTAGGCATGGGAGGACCTCTCGGCAATAATATATTTGTGCTAATATCGGGATATTTTCTCATTAAATCACCGGGTATAAAATTTCGCAAACTCATAGATTTAGCTTTGAGAATGTTATTTTACTCTATAATATTCTATGCGATTTTCATTATGTGCGGATCTGAAAAATTTTCGATAAAGACTTTGCTGGAAAATATTAGGCCCGGTCGATACTGGTTTGCAAGTGCATATTTAATGATGTATTTACTTCATGGCTGGCTGAATAAATTTCTAACTAATTTGACGCGCGATGACTACAAAAAATTTTTAATGAGCATATTTCTTTACTGGTCAATAATTACTATGCTCACAGGCTTAACATTACACGGCAATCATCTTACAAATTTTATATGCTTATATTCACTGGCCGGGTATGTTAGAATTCATGCTGATAATTTCGGTGCTGGTAAAAGCGCAAAATTTATCTGGCTGGGAATAGGATTTATTGCGCTGAATTATTTAATAATTATTATTACGGATTTACTTGGCATAAGATTATTATTTATTCGTCGATATATAGGATATTTTACGGGAATGATGAGACCGTTTACAATTCTTGCTGGTTTATGTCTGTTAATCGGCTTTAAAAATTTAAATATATCATACAGCAAAATTATAAATATCTTAGGCGCGGCAACATTCGGGGTATATTTGATTCATGAAAATATATTTGTATGGCAATTTTTATGGAGAAGATTATTTCATAACGCCACGTATCAAGACAGCCCGTATTTAATTCCGTATTCGATTCTTGTAATATTGCTTGTGTATGTAACTTGCTCAATAATTGAAATAATACGCTCAAAAATTTTTAAGACTCTTTCACGGGGCTATTTATCATAA
- a CDS encoding glucose-6-phosphate isomerase: MTSFNYENALKFVRPHEVESMKVITLNAAERLKSRKGEGNDFLGWIDLPVNYDKEEFARIKAAAKRIQGDSDVLLVAGIGGSYLGARAAIEFLRHGFYNEMTKESRKTPQIYYIGNSMNSTYIQDVIDLLEGKDFSINVISKSGTTTETAIAFRVFRELLIKKYGQAEAAKRIYATTDKARGALKTLADNEGYETFVIPDDVGGRFSVLTAVGLLPIAVSGADIDALMAGAAAGREIALNNSFEDNPALQYAALRNIMRNKGKTVEILANYEPSMHYISEWWKQLYGESEGKDQRGIMPASVDLTTDLHSMGQFIQDGSRIMFETVLNLENARKDFELKSEENNLDGLNYLAGKKMSYVNQCAMKGTIAAHVDGGVANLLVSIPEQDEKSLGELFYFFEFACGVSGYIGGINPFDQPGVEFYKSNMFKLLGKPGK, translated from the coding sequence ATGACAAGTTTTAATTACGAGAACGCGCTAAAATTTGTAAGGCCTCATGAAGTCGAGAGCATGAAAGTTATCACTCTCAATGCAGCAGAGAGACTCAAGTCCCGCAAAGGTGAAGGCAATGACTTTCTAGGCTGGATAGATCTTCCCGTCAATTATGACAAAGAAGAATTTGCGCGAATCAAGGCAGCGGCGAAAAGAATTCAGGGCGACTCGGACGTTTTGCTTGTTGCTGGTATAGGCGGCTCATATTTAGGAGCAAGGGCAGCGATTGAATTTCTCCGTCACGGTTTCTATAACGAGATGACAAAGGAATCACGCAAGACTCCTCAGATTTATTACATCGGTAACAGCATGAACAGTACTTATATTCAGGATGTAATTGATTTGCTTGAGGGTAAGGACTTCTCTATTAATGTTATATCAAAGTCAGGCACTACAACAGAGACGGCTATAGCATTCAGAGTCTTCCGTGAATTATTAATCAAGAAATACGGCCAAGCAGAGGCAGCAAAAAGAATCTACGCAACAACCGATAAAGCGCGGGGAGCCTTAAAGACTCTTGCTGATAATGAAGGCTACGAAACTTTTGTAATTCCTGATGACGTGGGCGGGAGATTTTCTGTTTTGACTGCTGTAGGATTATTGCCCATTGCTGTAAGTGGAGCAGACATTGACGCACTTATGGCCGGAGCTGCTGCAGGTCGTGAAATCGCGCTTAATAACTCATTTGAAGATAACCCCGCTTTACAGTATGCAGCATTAAGAAATATCATGCGCAATAAAGGCAAAACGGTCGAGATTCTCGCAAATTATGAGCCTTCAATGCACTATATTTCAGAGTGGTGGAAGCAGCTTTACGGCGAGAGTGAGGGCAAAGACCAGCGCGGAATTATGCCGGCAAGCGTTGATTTAACGACAGATTTGCACTCAATGGGACAATTTATTCAAGACGGCTCGCGTATAATGTTCGAGACTGTATTAAATCTTGAGAATGCAAGAAAAGATTTCGAGCTCAAATCCGAAGAAAATAATTTAGACGGACTCAATTATTTAGCGGGCAAAAAAATGAGTTATGTAAATCAATGCGCAATGAAAGGCACTATCGCGGCACATGTTGACGGAGGAGTCGCAAATTTACTCGTAAGCATTCCCGAACAGGACGAGAAATCACTCGGAGAATTATTCTATTTCTTTGAGTTCGCTTGCGGTGTGTCAGGCTATATCGGAGGCATTAACCCCTTTGATCAGCCCGGAGTCGAGTTCTACAAGAGCAACATGTTTAAATTACTCGGCAAACCAGGCAAGTAA
- a CDS encoding pyridoxal phosphate-dependent aminotransferase: MELARKFSSARPSGMVRVFRAIEEMQNVLNLSIGEPDFVTEPDIVDAGAQGAKEGFTHYPPLQGFLDVREAACNYWERHHGFKAAPDEVLITVGGLHVPWLAFEALLNPGDEVMLIEPYFTPYEAQIRYAGGVPVPVQTREENNFAPTIDELKAASTDRTRAIILNYPGNPSGRVATLKQLEDIAKFVLEKDLFVISDEIYESMIFNGKHICFANLPGMKEHTLLASGVSKSHCMTGWRLGYVFAPKHVINIMCILSSFQTYGVNTVSQKAAAYAMNTQDEKVKARAKIFGERMQYVTSRLNAMKGVKCSSPEGAFYLFPNISGTGLDSEAFTWKLLEDANVAVLPGSAFGKTGEGYIRIACTQSMEILTQAMDKMEDLTRRL, from the coding sequence ATGGAACTCGCAAGAAAATTCAGCAGCGCAAGACCGTCCGGAATGGTAAGAGTTTTCCGGGCCATTGAAGAAATGCAGAACGTTTTAAATTTGAGCATAGGGGAGCCTGATTTTGTTACTGAACCCGATATAGTAGACGCAGGAGCACAAGGCGCAAAAGAAGGTTTCACACATTACCCCCCTTTACAAGGCTTTCTTGATGTCCGTGAAGCAGCTTGTAATTACTGGGAACGTCATCACGGTTTTAAGGCGGCTCCCGATGAAGTATTAATCACTGTAGGAGGCTTGCATGTTCCGTGGCTTGCTTTTGAGGCTTTACTCAATCCCGGCGATGAAGTTATGTTAATTGAGCCTTATTTTACTCCATATGAAGCACAAATCAGATACGCCGGCGGAGTCCCTGTTCCTGTTCAGACTAGAGAAGAAAATAATTTTGCCCCGACTATTGACGAATTAAAAGCAGCTTCAACAGACAGAACACGAGCAATAATCTTAAATTATCCCGGCAACCCTTCAGGAAGAGTCGCGACTCTCAAGCAATTAGAAGATATAGCAAAATTTGTACTTGAGAAAGATTTATTTGTTATAAGCGATGAGATTTACGAGTCAATGATCTTTAACGGTAAACATATTTGTTTCGCTAATTTGCCGGGCATGAAGGAACACACGCTCTTGGCCTCCGGTGTGTCAAAATCTCACTGCATGACGGGCTGGCGGCTCGGTTATGTTTTTGCGCCCAAACATGTAATTAATATAATGTGCATTTTGTCATCGTTCCAAACTTACGGAGTTAATACCGTCTCACAGAAAGCAGCAGCCTATGCTATGAACACTCAAGACGAGAAAGTCAAAGCACGCGCAAAAATTTTCGGTGAAAGAATGCAGTATGTAACTTCTAGACTCAACGCTATGAAGGGCGTAAAATGTTCAAGTCCTGAAGGGGCATTCTATTTATTCCCAAACATTTCGGGGACGGGTTTAGACAGTGAAGCATTTACTTGGAAATTATTAGAAGATGCTAATGTTGCTGTATTGCCCGGCAGTGCATTCGGGAAGACTGGAGAGGGCTATATCAGGATCGCCTGCACTCAATCAATGGAAATTTTGACTCAGGCAATGGACAAAATGGAAGATTTAACAAGGAGGCTATAA
- a CDS encoding sel1 repeat family protein, translated as MTKEKRAQIKFSLDPELFPETIDFLKRIKHAHHLSSYCIASHLIECDKTSVMTPELFNFVVECFEEEIKTGNHHAMNDLGVLYYDGRGYNQDFAKAVYYFEMAAAHGNRLSMENLGYCYYYGRSVPIDYEKAFNYFAVGAFEGEVISLYKIGDMYKNGYYVKKDLNEAFIIYSRCLDIISRTSNNYSLGPVCLRLGNAYFYGEGTNRDLKEALKFYQNQNFICITW; from the coding sequence ATGACAAAGGAAAAACGAGCGCAAATAAAATTTTCACTTGATCCTGAACTATTCCCTGAAACTATAGACTTTTTAAAGCGCATTAAACATGCTCATCATTTATCGTCGTATTGTATTGCGTCACATCTTATTGAATGCGATAAAACAAGCGTAATGACTCCTGAATTATTTAATTTCGTTGTTGAATGTTTCGAGGAAGAAATAAAAACAGGAAATCATCACGCAATGAATGATCTAGGAGTCTTATACTATGACGGCAGGGGATATAATCAGGATTTCGCAAAAGCAGTATATTATTTTGAGATGGCTGCTGCTCATGGGAATCGCTTATCAATGGAAAATTTAGGCTATTGTTATTATTACGGCCGCAGTGTTCCGATTGATTACGAGAAGGCATTTAATTATTTCGCAGTCGGAGCGTTTGAAGGTGAAGTAATTTCACTCTATAAAATTGGCGACATGTATAAAAACGGTTATTATGTCAAGAAAGATTTAAACGAGGCATTTATTATTTATTCCCGCTGTCTTGATATAATAAGCAGGACTTCAAATAATTATTCTTTAGGCCCTGTATGTCTCAGACTCGGAAATGCTTATTTTTACGGAGAAGGCACAAATAGAGATCTCAAGGAAGCCCTAAAATTTTACCAGAATCAGAACTTTATTTGTATAACATGGTAG
- a CDS encoding MBL fold metallo-hydrolase produces the protein MSKKFSIVTAFILLFASMSFAESVSYQHVRNATAKIYYSDCVFLVDPFLAEKGAYPGFEGTPNSEKRIPLIDLAEPAEKLIKGVDAVILTHTQLDHWDDYAQKILPKDIPFFVQNAGDARIIREQGFKNVMVVGKNTPFKNVKISRTGGQHGPDELYSFPPRAEFAGDAMGFILQAENCPTLYVVGDTIWHPYVDIALKQYKPDIIIMNTGYAMVNGIAGSLIMGTDDILRMYKAMPAAKLIAVHMDAVNHTTISSEQARKFIQENNLVDRVNIPREGEILNF, from the coding sequence ATGTCAAAAAAATTTTCCATCGTAACAGCGTTTATATTGCTATTTGCTTCAATGTCATTTGCCGAGAGTGTCAGCTATCAGCACGTGAGAAATGCAACCGCAAAAATTTATTATTCAGATTGCGTGTTTCTTGTTGATCCTTTTCTTGCTGAGAAGGGAGCTTATCCGGGCTTTGAGGGGACTCCGAACTCTGAAAAACGAATCCCGCTGATTGACTTGGCCGAACCGGCAGAAAAATTAATTAAAGGAGTCGACGCGGTAATTTTGACTCATACTCAGTTGGATCACTGGGACGATTACGCGCAAAAGATTCTCCCGAAAGATATTCCCTTTTTCGTTCAGAATGCCGGGGACGCTAGGATAATACGCGAGCAAGGTTTTAAAAATGTCATGGTCGTCGGGAAGAATACCCCGTTCAAAAATGTTAAAATCTCACGCACAGGAGGCCAGCACGGCCCGGACGAGCTTTATTCATTCCCTCCCAGAGCTGAATTTGCCGGAGATGCTATGGGATTTATTTTACAGGCTGAAAATTGCCCGACTCTTTACGTTGTAGGCGATACTATTTGGCACCCTTATGTAGATATTGCGCTAAAACAATACAAGCCCGATATTATAATCATGAATACAGGCTATGCAATGGTAAACGGAATCGCCGGGAGTCTCATAATGGGAACTGATGACATTTTGAGAATGTATAAAGCAATGCCCGCAGCAAAATTAATAGCCGTTCATATGGACGCAGTGAATCATACGACTATAAGCAGCGAGCAGGCAAGAAAATTTATTCAAGAAAATAATCTAGTTGACCGGGTAAATATCCCTCGTGAGGGCGAAATCTTGAATTTCTAA
- a CDS encoding NTP transferase domain-containing protein, translating into MLLSKKQFDILDTLAEEDSALTQRQIEEKTGLSLGLINKTVKELTELEFIDKGKITLSGLDSLESYRVKRAVILAAGFGSRMIPLTFNTPKPLIRVHGQRIIDGQIDACLAAGIDEIYIVRGYLGEQFDQLLYKYPMIKFIENPAYNDANNISSIMCARYLLQNSYVFEADILINSPELIKRYQYQSNILGFFCERTDDWCLEVENGFITSQQVGGLNCYQQVGISYWNSFDGSKLSEDINKAYLSPGGKELFWEQTAFKIFREHYSVAIRECKKEDFTEIDSFKELKAIDSTYDI; encoded by the coding sequence ATGTTATTATCCAAGAAACAATTTGATATATTAGACACTCTAGCAGAAGAGGACTCGGCACTGACTCAGCGTCAAATTGAAGAGAAAACCGGATTATCGCTCGGACTGATTAACAAGACAGTTAAAGAACTCACAGAGCTTGAATTTATCGACAAAGGCAAAATCACTCTTTCAGGACTTGACTCGCTTGAAAGTTATCGGGTAAAACGGGCTGTAATTCTCGCTGCAGGATTCGGGTCCCGCATGATTCCTTTGACATTCAACACTCCCAAGCCGCTTATACGAGTTCACGGACAAAGAATCATAGACGGACAAATTGACGCGTGTCTTGCTGCAGGTATCGACGAAATTTATATAGTACGCGGTTATCTCGGTGAACAGTTTGACCAGCTTCTATATAAATATCCCATGATAAAATTTATCGAGAATCCCGCATATAACGACGCTAATAATATAAGTTCCATAATGTGCGCAAGATATTTACTTCAAAATAGTTATGTCTTTGAGGCCGATATATTAATTAACTCGCCTGAATTAATTAAACGCTATCAGTATCAATCTAATATACTGGGATTCTTTTGTGAACGGACTGATGACTGGTGTCTTGAGGTCGAGAACGGATTTATAACGAGTCAGCAAGTCGGCGGGCTTAATTGTTATCAGCAAGTCGGAATATCTTATTGGAATTCATTTGACGGCTCAAAACTTTCTGAAGACATTAACAAAGCTTATTTATCCCCCGGCGGTAAAGAACTTTTCTGGGAGCAGACGGCATTTAAAATTTTCAGGGAACATTACAGCGTTGCTATACGTGAATGCAAGAAAGAAGATTTTACGGAAATTGACAGCTTCAAAGAGTTAAAGGCAATTGACTCGACTTATGATATTTAG